Proteins co-encoded in one Oreochromis aureus strain Israel breed Guangdong linkage group 3, ZZ_aureus, whole genome shotgun sequence genomic window:
- the mad2l1 gene encoding mitotic spindle assembly checkpoint protein MAD2A, which yields MTSTLKGITLKGSAELVAEFFSFGINSILYQRGIYPPETFTRVTHYDMSLQLTTDLKLKNYLTNVVSQLKEWLFECTVQKLVLVITCLETNEVLERWQFDIECDKSAKESSAPREKSIKTIQDEIRSVIRQITATVTFLPLLETPCAFDLLVYTDKDLVVPDKWEESGPQTIDQSEEVRLRSFTTSIHKVNSMVAYKKTESV from the exons ATGACAAGCACGTTGAAGGGAATTACTCTCAAAGGAAGCGCGGAGTTAGTAGCCGAGTTCTTTT CTTTCGGCATCAACAGCATCCTGTACCAACGGGGCATCTATCCTCCAGAGACATTTACCAGAGTTACCCACTATGACATGAGTCTCCAACTCACTACTGACCTCAAGCTGAAGAACTATCTGACTAACGTGGTGTCTCAACTTAAAG AGTGGCTGTTTGAGTGCACTGTGCAAAAGCTGGTGTTGGTGATTACATGTCTGGAAACCAACGAGGTGCTCGAGAGATGGCAGTTTGACATTGAGTGCGACAAGTCTGCTAAAGAGAGCAG TGCACCCAGAGAGAAGTCCATTAAGACAATTCAGGATGAGATCCGCTCAGTTATCAGACAGATAACAGCCACAGTTACTTTCTTGCCCCTGCTGGAGACGCCAT GTGCTTTTGACCTCTTGGTTTACACGGACAAGGACCTGGTGGTTCCAGATAAATGGGAAGAATCGGGGCCGCAGACCATTGACCAGTCAGAGGAAGTGCGTTTACGTTCCTTCACCACTTCAATCCACAAGGTCAACAGCATGGTGGCATACAAGAAGACCGAGTCAGTTTAA